DNA sequence from the Augochlora pura isolate Apur16 chromosome 11, APUR_v2.2.1, whole genome shotgun sequence genome:
attttctttaatatttaccaTAGTACTATAATTAATGAGTATTGATCACAACGTGACCAGTGtttttctataatacattagtcttgaaaacaattaattatttttatatattatatctacattatattttattatagatgtACCATATACAATTCTTCCCAAATAAAACTATTGATTTAAGTATCTACTACTCCATGCagcaaattgttatttaatacgaataaaatatatgttattgtAAGTGCTTTTGATGTTAATAGGAAaagaagattatttaatagaacGATATATAATGGATAATTTTGTGAATTCGGAAACACGTCGAATGACGCGCGTACATTGaagatttgaaatattgatttactCACAGCAGCAGGTTCTCACTGCTCATGCTCGTAAAGCTCTCGCTATCGCTGGAAAGCTCGCGGAATTCTACCAAGAAATGTTCACCGCCATGCCACCAGCTTGTTGTTACTgctaaaatgtttattacacGTTAAGCTCTCTCGTTGCTTTATACTGAAATGTAGTCTATATGAATTGCCGTAAAGGCAATACTTGTCGTCGTCCAAACTGTTAAAAAAAGGTGGGTCAATGTCATCAATTAAATCACTTTAACCATTGTGATGTTAGAAAATTTCTGACCTTAAGGGTTACAGAAGTTTTAACtctatacattttaaaaacttaCGCAATTGTAAGGTGCATGTCCTTCACCATTTCATTTtgtgcataaaaattcttttcattcaTTACTATTTTGTATGGTAATACTACCGATGATAACACAGAAGAACTTGAtatgattgaaaatatttgtcaacaagatatttataaataatacctaTGTGTTGACATTATCAAGTCAATGACTTCATTGATACAAGTATAATGATTTCATTCATACAAGTTATTTCAGATATCAtactttagaaaaaaaattactaagcTTCGTATAAATACAAAGCATTAAAGTATGCGTacgaatattttgattttaggCCTCACCATTGCAAACATAATACCTATTATGATGCTGGGGCGCAAACAGAGCCTCAAAGGGGAACCCGTCTTGGCCGACTATGGGCCAGAGGAGTCCCTCAATGAGAGCACTGACATCGAGTGGGTGAACAAGGTAATATCTGTGAGAGTACCTACTGTTTATtagatacaataatatttatccaatTGTTTCAGCTGTGGGTTAGAAGATTGATGAGGTTTTGCGCCCTGGTATCATTAATTTCGGTTTGCTTGAATACTCCAAAgacttttgaaaatattccgcCCCTTCAGTATGTTACCTTCGTTTCTGACTTAGTAGTTACGTTTTTATTTACCGCTGAAATGATTGCAAAGATGCACATTAGAGGTATACTGAAGGTAAGTGAATGTCATGGCtcgtatataaaatttataagcccggcattaaatattaagcaTTTTATTGCAGAAGGACAAATCTTACTTGAAAGACCATTGGTGCCAATTTGATGGGAGTATGGTTGTCTTCCTCTGGTTGTCCGTGATTTTACAGATGTTCGAAATGTTAGGatttgttttgaaatttagCTACGTTTCAATATTACGGGCACCAAGACCTTTAATTATGATACGCTTTCTAAGAGTCTTCCTTAAGTTCTCCATGCCGAAAGCTAGAATTAATCAGATATTTAAGTAAGGAACatattcattgttttaaacCTCagtgaatatatatatttcatgcaCTTACATTGTTCACTTATTCTTTCAGACGTTCAAGCCaacaaatatacaatgtaactcttttcttcttgttcttcATGTCCCTGTACGGCCTGCTGGGTGTTCAGTTTTTTggagaattgaaaaatcactGTGTTCTGAACACAACCCATCCAAAGCACATTACTATAAATAGTCTAGCCATTCCAGATACATTTTGTTCAACCGATCCTGAATCAGGATATCAATGTCCAGAAGGAATGACATGTATGAAACTCGGATTGTCAAAGTATATCATGGGTTTCAACGGGTTTGATGAATTTGGTAATGATGCTAATTaagcattaaaatatttcgttacaTCGTCGACAATGAACAGCTACAGAAATCTTTTCTTCTTTACAGCTACAAGTATTTTTACTGTCTATCAAGCTGCATCGCAAGAGGGTTGGGTTTTCATTATGTACCGTGCGATAGACAGTCTCCCAGCTTGGCGCGCAGTCCTTTACTTCAGCacaatgatatttttcttaGCATGGCTTGTGAAGAACGTTTTCATTGCCGTTATCACAGAGACTTTTAATGAGATACGAGTACAGTTTCAGCAAATGTGGGGCGTCAGAGGACATATCAGCAATAGTACTGCTTCACAAGTTAGTTGACAGACAATAACTTGTTTGTTAAGACTACATATTCCAAAATATGGatgtatatataatgttttaGATATTAACCGGTGATGATAACGGCTGGAGTTTGGTAACTTTAGATGAAAATAAGCACGGTGGTCTAGCATCACCTGTATGTCACGCAATCCTCAGATCTCCACACTTCCGAATGGTAGTAATGTGTGCAATATTGGCGAACGCTATTACCACTGCGACAATGAGTTTCAAGCATGACGAGAAACCAAGATACACTTActacaacaattattattacgctGAGATTGcttttacgatatttttggACCTCGAAACAGTGTTTAAAATATGGTGCCTCGGATTCCGCAGTTATTACAAGCATTCGATTCACAAATTCGAGCTGCTGCTGACAATTGGAACAACCATACACATCATTCCGTTCTTCTATCTTTCTGGATTCACATATTTTCAGGTTTctactttaattttcattctgaaataaaaaattataaattaatcaaaggagcagtattaaaatacatatcagtaaattaatagaaaatttttgcaaaaccAGGTTTTAAGGGTAGTCAGGCTTATCAAGGCGTCTCCAATGTTAGAAGACTtcgtatacaaaatatttggaCCTGGCAAGAAGCTTGGTAGCCTCATTATTTTCACCATGTGCCTGCTGGTTATATCATCCAGCATTTCTATGCAATTGTTCTGTTTCCTCTGTGACTTCACGAAATTCGAAACCTTTCCCGAGGtaatgaacaattaaatcaTACCATagtttttgtgaaaataattaaaggaacTCCCTTGCAGGCATTCATGTCTATGTTCCAAATTCTCACCCAAGAAGCTTGGGTAGAAGTTATGGATGAAACAATGCTACGAACACACGAAACGATGGCACCCTTTGTAGCTGTTTACTTCATTTTATACCATCTTTTTGTCACGCTGGTAAAAAACTATTCctacattaatttaatctcATGACAGTCATGCACTGACCTCTTATTTACTTTTCAAGATTGTGTTGAGTCTGTTCGTCGCAGTTATATTGGATAATCTCGAACTGGATGAGGACATTAAAAAACTGAAGCAGCTGAAATTTCGCGAGCAAAGCGCAgagataaaagaaactttaccATTTAGATTGagaatttttgagaaatttccAGACAGTCCTCAAATGACGTGCTTACATAAAGTACCATCGGATTTCAACCTACCAAAGgtcagaattataatttttcaattgaaatctTTTAATGCGAaacaaatcatttattatattcttctaaACCAGGTGCGTGAAAGTTTTATGCGACAATTTGTTTTCGAAATGGAAAACGAGGAGAACGAAGGTGTGAAAAAAGTAAACGAAACTTTTGATTCGAAAATGATATACAGAAAGCAACGTCCAGTTAAGATTTTAAACAATCCACCAAAAGTCCGGAATGTCGTTACTAGCCTTAAAAAAGCAGCTGTTACTTacattataaagtatatataaacctcaataattgtaaaacatCACGTCTTTAccttttacagatttttagtattatttttcacagTGATTCGAACAATCAAAGGCTTTTGTTAGGCGATTCTGCCATGATACCGGTGCCAGGAAAAAGTTTATTGAAGCCTCAAGGTACTGTTAACAGTGCCAAGCAACTGCGCATCGATCAGAAGAAGTGAGCAATagctaatatattaatatttctttaccAGATCAGTATCTTTTCCACTATATAAATTTCTGCATTAACAATTTCTCTATATTTGATCACAGGTCGATTAGAAGGAGCGTTCGTAGTGGTTCCATCAAGCTAAAGCAAACGTACGAGCACCTGATGGAGAACGGTGATATTGGAGGTATAAACAGAGTGAGTTCTTCTCGCAGTAGACCGCATGATTTGGACATTAAATTACTGCAAGCTAAGCGGCAGCAGGCCGAGATGCGCAGGTAAAGCAACAGATTACTGCACCGTCTATTAGCGATAAACCACTTCTACCACGTCTTTGTGACTTAACATTCACCACGTTGCACCAAAATGTAGAAATCAACGCGAGGAGGATTTGCGCGAGAATCATCCGTTTTTCGACACGCCGTTATTCGTGGTACCGCGCGAAAGCAAATTTCGAAAGATTTGTCAGTCGCTCGTTTACGCGAGATACGATACGAATGCAAAAGACCCGTTGACTGGCAAAGAGAGGAAAGTTCAGTACAAGAGCCTGCAGTAAGTGCTTTTGTTTCAACTTTGTAGCTGCTTTTTTTTGACACGACGTAGAGCACTGCTTGAACACCCAAAGTCAGACATGAATTAACTGTGGCCAATTTTAATCACACGCTTTTTAGCAACTTCCTTGGCTTGGTCACGTACTTAGATTGGGTGATGATCTTTGCTACGACCATGTCTTGCATCTCCATGATGTTCGAAACACCACGTTACCGCGTTATGGAAGTGCCCGTGCTGCAAATCGCCGAGTACGGTTTCGTTATCTTCATGAGCATCGAATTGGCGCTCAAGATTTTAGCGGACGGATTATTTTTTACGCCTAAGGCCTACATCAAAGACGTTGCCTCTGTGTTGGACGTTTTTATTTACGTCGTACGTTTGCATCTGTCATTGATACTCTCTGATctcttttcgttttctttctaaTTCGTTACGCTGCTAATTTGACGATCATTCAGGTCAGTCTCGTTTTCCTTTGCTGGATGCCGAAAAGCGTGCCGCCCAATTCCAGCGCTCAACTTTTGATGATCTTACGTTGCGTCAGACCGTTGAGAATATTCACGCTTGTGCCGCATATGAGGAAGGTTGTCTACGAATTGTGTAGAGGATTTAAAGAGATCTTATTGGTAAATAATCTCAGCATAAAGTCCATTGAAGTTTATATCCGATGGTATCCATCGAAGTATTCGTAACGATGTTGCAAAGACATTCAAAATTTGTCTGTTTGTTAACGCTAATAGTCAGTCAATACCtattaacaaacaataaattcgTTGGTAATCTCTTAAAATAAGTTATGGAATATTTGCAATGGTTAATgattaatttgttacaaaatattaaagttgaATGTATGCTTGCTTGCATTACGAATCCTTCAATTGATTTTGATGGGTACTGTATGCGAGAAGTTCAGACAAAAAATGAATAAGAAGCTTTTTAGGTGTCTACTCTGTTGATCCTCTTGATGTTCATATTTGCGAGTTACGGCGTGCAGCTTTACGGTGGTAGATTAGCTCGTTGTAACGATCCAACTATTCTGAAACGGGAGGACTGTGTCGGCGTGTTCATGCGAAGGGTGTTCGtgacgaaaatgaaattacgaCCGGGCCAAAACGAGAGCTATCCATCTATATTAGTGCCACGCGTTTGGTAGGCGTTACAGTATGAAATCGTCATCTGAAgattcaagaatatttttaaacagacagtgaaatattttaggGCAAATCCTAGGCGATTTAATTTCGACCATATCGGTGATGCATTGATGGCGCTTTTCGAGGTGCTCTCATTTAAAGGATGGCTCGACGTTAGAGATGTTCTTATCAAGGCTCTCGGTCCCGTAAGTTCACTCATCGTGAAGCCATAAATTACTTCGGAGGACGATATAACCATGACGATGATgctgtacaataattttctaggtCCACGCCATTTATATCCACATCTACATATTTCTGGGGTGTATGATCGGTTTGACGTTGTTCGTTGGTGTTGTAATCGCCAATTATTCTGAAAACAAAGGGACCGCGTTACTCACTGTCGATCAAAGACGATGGTAAAAgcttaattaatcaattaaatcggTGTCCTGTTATGAATCTGATAGCACGCTATTGTGTAACTAGGTGCGATTTAAAAAAGCGACTGAAGATTGCTCAGCCGTTGCATTTACCACCTAGGCCAGATGGGAAGATATTCAGGGCGTTCATCTATGACATCACTCAGAACATCTATTTCAAAAGATTCATTGCGGTCATGGTACTCATAAACAGTGCTCTTCTATGCGTTTCTGTGAGTtggataattttcatttattctattaccatttccctccttctcctctcctccACCCACCAACCATTACAAGTAGCGACAACACACACAACACACCGTTCACAAATACTAAACAGATACCTTGGATACAATAGTAATCTTCAGATAGAGGAGGCACTCAACTCAATTCACGAAAGACTGTTACCTTGAATCATTTGTTCCTTGCCGGCTACCATTAGACCGTGGTAAAAGTAAACCGACACGTGTCTTTTTTTGCCATAACGACATACcaatctttttctctttcatttcgTACACCGAAGTGGAGAATCGAGGAAAAACACACGGAAGCACTCGCTACGGTCTCCACGATTCTGACACTGATCTTCCTCGTGGAAGTGatcatgaaaaatattgcttttacACCACGTGGCTATTGGCAGTCCAGAAGAAACAGATATGATTTGCTCGTGACAGTCGTGGGTGTTATTTGGATCGTCATTCATTGCACAATGAAGGTACGTTGCTCTCCGGTACAtcaattaagaaaagaaaaaaaaaaacaatataaaattggcGTTTTCGTTTcggtgttttatttaattgtaattatattatgaaactGATCGACTGTAAATGACAGGAGTGATTTCTTGCAGAACGATCTATCGTATGTAATCGGCTTTATGGTCGTCATCCTTAGGTTTTTCACCATCACTGGCAAACACACCACTCTCAAAATGTTGATGTTAACGGTCGGAGTGTCCGTTTGTAAAAGTTTCTTCATTATATTCGGCATGTTTcttcttgttttcttttatgCCTTAGCGGGCACCATCATCTTTGGAACTGTGAAATATGGGGAAGGTATAGGAAGGTAATGTGtttaagtattcgtacagaaaagggatattaattaacaaggGAAGGACACGAATGTTTCTTAGACTCTATACAGTAACGCCATCTTCGAAAATTTGCGGTGAAATCTCGAATCAAAACTTAATTTCGGCTGTTTCGCGCTCAGTGTCCTCTCCTTGTGCAGAATAGAATGGCGCATACGTTTTTCTATACGATGTGACTCTAAGCAAGATGATTTACCATTTAGACGTGCCAATTTTGAGTCACCTGTAACCGGTGTTGCTATGCTCTTTCGAATTGTCACAGGAGAAGATTGGAACAAAATAATGCACGATTGCATGATACAACCGCCGTATTGCACACCAGCTGCTAATTATTGGGAGACCGATTGCGGCAATTTCCATGCttccttaatttatttttgtactttCTACGTAATTATTACTTACATTGTCTTGAATCTCCTGGTGGGTAAGTACCGACTGATCTATCCGGGCGGCAACGCCGTAGGTTCCCTTGCAGGTTCGACTTCACGAAATAAGAAACTAATCTTTACGTAAAACAGCTATCATTATGGAGaacttttctctattttactcGAACGAGGAAGACGCCTTACTTTCGTACGCCGATATTAGGAATTTCCAAAACACCTGGAACGTAGTCGATAATCATCAGAAGGGTGTCATACCAGTGAAACGGGTACGTTTGAGAATATTGTTAGTTTCGTAGCCTGTTATAAATTAGATTAGACGTAATGATGTATTAGTGTGTTTCAGGTGAAGTTCATCTTGCGGTTGTTAAAAGGCAGACTTGAAACCGATCCGCAAAAGGATCGATTGCTGTTCAAGCATATGTGTTACGAATTAGAGAAACTGAACAACGGCGAGGACGTTACTTTCCACGATGTCATTAAGTCAGTATAATTACCTGTACTCCCATTCCCTGGAACATTGTCTTCTATTCATACAATACTTTTTGCAGTATGTTGTCGTATCGGTCAGTCGACATTCGAAAAGCTCTCCAACTGGAAGAATTATTGGCGAGAGAGGAATTTGAGTACATCATCGAAGAAGAAGTCGCTAAACAAACAATTAGGAACTGGCTGGAGGGTTGTTTAAAGAAGATCAGAGCCAGCGGAGTAAGTTCCCGTCGGATCCAACAGCTAGAAACAAATTtacatgattatttttatgaacattATGAATTATAAGTTACAGAAACAACAAAACGATCTTGTAGTTAGTCTTCGGGCTGATCAGCCTATACAGCAACAAGAACACGCAGAGGAAAAGGGGAAAGAGGCAGACAAAGAAGAGGAAACAGAAACAAAGGTAAACATGTGAACTTACCATTCCTATATCTTGGGAACATcagcaatatatatatttttaataggatGCAGATGGATCCAAGCATAGAGCAAAGAAACCTGTAGTTCTTCCAAGGTCAGATAGTATAGGTAGTGGctcaagaaaaaaatatttaactccAACATCGTCAGATTCGGCTTCGATCAGATctgaaaaagataaaaatgcgCCAcctaagaaaagaaacaataggCCACCACGTaagctatttttatacatagttCATTGAGTACCTTGTTCGGTGTTTTCCTTTAACCCATGTTTCCTTTAAGCCATGGCAAAAAATAATCTGCCCCATCTCACAGAAAGCACAGAACAGACCAGACAACAACGAGAGGTCATCAATGCAAAGACAACTGCGCCAAAACCTTCCAGTGTTATGCTGGAGGTACGCGAATGGTGGAAGGAGCAACTTGCGCATAGCAGTGAGTCCAGCGAAGACGAAGTTTGAACTTCTCATAAGAGTCTCATGCGTATAAAAATGAAGCACATGCTTGATAAGTTTAAAGGAAAACCTGATTTGATATTTCAAGAGGTGGAGAACGGGTAGAATCCATTCCAATACATCTCTGCATGTGCTTCTGTTTTATTTGCATACGCCTAATTCAATCTGGCAAAATAGTTAGAACCAATTTCAAGAGAAGAAAGGGTTTTAAGGTTTTCACCTTATGGTTTCAAtgcagaaaaaaaatgattcctGAAAAAGTTATGAAAAATGACAAAAGATAACTATTTTTTTGAGTGCATAATTTTCTAGTAATGTCGCACAACAATCCTACCAGGAGCTTTTCATGTTAAGGCATACAAAGCAACATCATATAAATGCTTAATTTTCTACTGTTATTCTCACATATAAAATGTGGAAATCATTTTATGAATGCACGGAAAATCACGTTATATAACTTTTGTGttcagattttttttttcttccagcACTTAAGATCACTATTCTTCCAAACCCATCTATCAGAGATAAGTTCTTTTACCTCGTGTGACAACCAGTCTACTCAGCAAATACTCAGGTTTCAAGTAGATTAATGTTTTGTAGATCGTGCAACGCATTTTTGCACATACtgagaataatttgttaattccgttacacatatattttttgtgCCGGTTATCGATGTTGAAATACGGAATTTGTATAGAACAGTAGAATTAGATACATGGTAGGTTTTgtacgataaaaaaaagaagagtgTTGAACCAGGAAgtgctaattaaaataaatcaaattgatGTTGTCGTGGACAACTGTTAGTACAAGGAACATGAATGatgatttcttttctattgGAAACAATTCAGTTGTTGAAAGTTTTATCTCTTAAGTTGAGCCATAAATAACTTCTCCtttgcataaatttttatgtaaaatatttaactgcTATAAACATTCTGTTGCTATCCATTAATGGCTATTATCGAACTTGtcaataatacattatttaatgaacCTCTATcgagtattaattataagttataaGTGGCTCAATCGAATACATAACGAACGAAAACTAATGTAATGTGAAACACTTTACAACAGAAACATTACGTCCTGATGGCCTGTATTATAATGATAAGAAAGTAGTAACTTTAATATTGgcatttgtgaaatttttgcatCTGTTTGTAAATGTCGcgtaaaagtttaaataatttgatgtcTTGAATCGTGATTTAATTCTGTGAATTGCTCGATGAAAAAAGAACCGAAATATCAatgattctctctcttttttctctcttctctcttacCAACGTTATCAgcatattattacaaataaataccaTTGAATATGTAAATGAACAGAGTTTGAAGTATgttgaaatttgattaaacaCTAACAGATTTTAATATGTTCACGTTAATCacaaaaaaaaggaggaagtTAGTCGATAAGTAGATAATATTGATGACGTTAAATCGTTAaggatttttttaacaagaaaTGGACGCGTGATAGAATGAGTTACGTGTAAAGAAAAGAGAATGCCTAAACATTAGATATCTATATTCAAACGAGACAGCacaactatttatattatctatgtGATATgagttgattttattaaatataaatataaatataaatataaatatatttatatttatatataaagcaGAAGGACTTAgaggtataaaataatattgtttacagTATTGTAATGAATGTTGATCACTGTTGCTAGTTTATGTGCCAATGTGCTGTACCATAACAACGGAACGATAATAAATGTTGATAGATACAATCATTCGTAActtgttttttaattcaacgaaaaaataaatcgtatgTTAGACAATATAAAATGCTTGATGACATCTGTTTCGTAAAAACTTTAAAATAGATGTacgtacataatttaaaaagtataaaactACAAAAGGAATgacttacaaaataaatatagtttacaTGAGGAAGATATTGTCGTCAGCAGCCATTATTTGATTAGCGTCCGACATCTTATTAATTGCCGCAGTAATTTCACCTGATGTAAACTCTTCAGACTGTTCACTATTGATGTACTCCCGTACTCTTGACAATGTGAGCGATTGCGCCCTTTGTTGTTGAAACAACTTGTGAAGGAGTGTTCTGAACACTTTCAGCCTGAAAATCAAGAAATATGCATTGCATACACATTACGTGTTAAATAGTCAATTACGAttcaatatgaaaattattttccatttaccTTTCTTCGGTTATTTTTGCAGGAGTTTCTGATGCTGTGGTCTTTCCAGTATCTTGCGACATACTTTCGGTCTTGCTAGGACTTTTTCGTTGAGACCTAGTTAACCTACTCGTTTGTGTATCAACATGATTATCATCATCGCTATCAAAATCGTAAGGATCCTCTTCACCATTAGTGGTTCTTCTTGTACGTTTTCGCTTCGCCCTCTCTTCCGACTCTTCCTCCTGCGTGCTTCCTTCGCTGTCTTCTcgtcttcgtttctttttctctttctctaaaACTCGTTTAAAGTAGGCGAACTCTATCAATTCTATTGCAGCGTGTGCATCTTTGGCCGTCACGTTTTTCGACAAACGAGCCTTCGCGTGCGCTGTAGACAATCGAATCATCGTTTCCAAAGTACGAGCAGTTACGGGTTGAGTCTGAATAAAAGAAGGGTTTCAATCAAGAacagattaaataattatttcactaacTCAAATCATAAGGATCAATGAAATACCCTTGCTACGTCGGATTCTACTGATTCTTCGGACCTAAGTTTTGAATACTCGATAGCTATTGCTTTGCTAGCTTCTTCGGTGAGTTTGGGTTTCATACACCGAGCTATATGAATGTATTTTCTCATAAAGTTTATAGAAAGAATTTGGTCACTGCAAAAGATGAATTCTTATAATCACAACCTATGccgttttaatttttatctcagtACCTTTTCGCACGCAAACGACCGTGTAATAGAGGGTCATATTTCTGATAAACCTGAGTCTCGCCACCGTCAGGAAGAATCTCATCAGGATTTTTAGTAGTTAGTACGTCTATTTTACTGCCCATAGGCAATGCTTCACCATCTTGTTCCATCGGACTTCTGTATCTGTGCATTCTCACAACGTGATCACTGATAATTTGATCTTGTTCCGGATCCACTATGTCTAATATGACGAATAACAAGTCAAAACGTGAGAGCAATGAATCTTGGAGTCCAATGTTTTCCATAGGTGTTTTATACTGATCATACTATAAGCACAAACGTTCGcattaattagtaatattcTCCTTGAATTCTATTTACTTTCAAAGCAACGATTACTTACTCTTCCATAAACTGGATTTGCAGCAGCCAGCACCGAACATCTTGCATTCAAGCTAGCATGTATCCCGGCTTTGGCGATCGTTACCTTTCCTTGTTCCATAACTTCGTGTATGGCTGTTCTGTCGATATCGGACATTTTATCAAACTCGTCTATGCAAATGATTCCCCGATCCGCCAACACCATAGCACCAGCTTCCAATCTACGTTCGCCGGTCTCGGTGTCTATAGTTACAGCAGCGGTTAAACCTACGCCGGATGATCCTCTGCCAGTAGTTGGTATCGCTCGCGGCGCAGTGCACAAAACATATCGAAGAAGTTGTGATTTTGCCACTGACGGATCACCAATGAGCATAAGATTAATATCTCTGGAAAAGAACAAGCGATTGTAGACACGGTTAACCATTCGTGAATCACATTACACGAGTATTCTTACCCTCTTAATCTTGTACCATTAGGTAATAGTTTCTCAACACCACCAagtaataaacataatattgcCTTCTTCACATAATCGTGTCCATGAATAGAAGGAGCCAGTGACTTGCTAAGCAGTTCAAAAATATCCTTACATGGATTGTTCTTGGCCAGTTTTTTACAGATAGCAACATCATCATGGGAAATAGATAGATTGGCTTCTTTGCTCAACTGCATGATATTGTtagcaattaaaattgttctaaaaattacaatcTCTACTAACATACATCCTCGATAGATTTCTATGTAAAATTAAGTTTTCTATTCTCTGATTGTCAAACCTAAATGTGCCTGTTGTATATGCTCCTTGTTTACCAGGTAAACATCTGAAGCTTCCTACAACCTGAACCCTATCTCCTGGTTTGCAAACGTCCACCAAATCATTATCGC
Encoded proteins:
- the LOC144477331 gene encoding sodium leak channel NALCN-like isoform X2 — translated: MRTNILILGLTIANIIPIMMLGRKQSLKGEPVLADYGPEESLNESTDIEWVNKLWVRRLMRFCALVSLISVCLNTPKTFENIPPLQYVTFVSDLVVTFLFTAEMIAKMHIRGILKKDKSYLKDHWCQFDGSMVVFLWLSVILQMFEMLGFVLKFSYVSILRAPRPLIMIRFLRVFLKFSMPKARINQIFKRSSQQIYNVTLFFLFFMSLYGLLGVQFFGELKNHCVLNTTHPKHITINSLAIPDTFCSTDPESGYQCPEGMTCMKLGLSKYIMGFNGFDEFATSIFTVYQAASQEGWVFIMYRAIDSLPAWRAVLYFSTMIFFLAWLVKNVFIAVITETFNEIRVQFQQMWGVRGHISNSTASQILTGDDNGWSLVTLDENKHGGLASPVCHAILRSPHFRMVVMCAILANAITTATMSFKHDEKPRYTYYNNYYYAEIAFTIFLDLETVFKIWCLGFRSYYKHSIHKFELLLTIGTTIHIIPFFYLSGFTYFQVLRVVRLIKASPMLEDFVYKIFGPGKKLGSLIIFTMCLLVISSSISMQLFCFLCDFTKFETFPEAFMSMFQILTQEAWVEVMDETMLRTHETMAPFVAVYFILYHLFVTLIVLSLFVAVILDNLELDEDIKKLKQLKFREQSAEIKETLPFRLRIFEKFPDSPQMTCLHKVPSDFNLPKVRESFMRQFVFEMENEENEGVKKVNETFDSKMIYRKQRPVKILNNPPKVRNVVTSLKKAAVTYIINDSNNQRLLLGDSAMIPVPGKSLLKPQGTVNSAKQLRIDQKKSIRRSVRSGSIKLKQTYEHLMENGDIGGINRVSSSRSRPHDLDIKLLQAKRQQAEMRRNQREEDLRENHPFFDTPLFVVPRESKFRKICQSLVYARYDTNAKDPLTGKERKVQYKSLHNFLGLVTYLDWVMIFATTMSCISMMFETPRYRVMEVPVLQIAEYGFVIFMSIELALKILADGLFFTPKAYIKDVASVLDVFIYVVSLVFLCWMPKSVPPNSSAQLLMILRCVRPLRIFTLVPHMRKVVYELCRGFKEILLVSTLLILLMFIFASYGVQLYGGRLARCNDPTILKREDCVGVFMRRVFVTKMKLRPGQNESYPSILVPRVWANPRRFNFDHIGDALMALFEVLSFKGWLDVRDVLIKALGPVHAIYIHIYIFLGCMIGLTLFVGVVIANYSENKGTALLTVDQRRWCDLKKRLKIAQPLHLPPRPDGKIFRAFIYDITQNIYFKRFIAVMVLINSALLCVSWRIEEKHTEALATVSTILTLIFLVEVIMKNIAFTPRGYWQSRRNRYDLLVTVVGVIWIVIHCTMKNDLSYVIGFMVVILRFFTITGKHTTLKMLMLTVGVSVCKSFFIIFGMFLLVFFYALAGTIIFGTVKYGEGIGRRANFESPVTGVAMLFRIVTGEDWNKIMHDCMIQPPYCTPAANYWETDCGNFHASLIYFCTFYVIITYIVLNLLVAIIMENFSLFYSNEEDALLSYADIRNFQNTWNVVDNHQKGVIPVKRVKFILRLLKGRLETDPQKDRLLFKHMCYELEKLNNGEDVTFHDVINMLSYRSVDIRKALQLEELLAREEFEYIIEEEVAKQTIRNWLEGCLKKIRASGKQQNDLVVSLRADQPIQQQEHAEEKGKEADKEEETETKDADGSKHRAKKPVVLPRSDSIGSGSRKKYLTPTSSDSASIRSEKDKNAPPKKRNNRPPPMAKNNLPHLTESTEQTRQQREVINAKTTAPKPSSVMLEVREWWKEQLAHSSESSEDEV